One window from the genome of Balaenoptera musculus isolate JJ_BM4_2016_0621 chromosome 3, mBalMus1.pri.v3, whole genome shotgun sequence encodes:
- the LOC118891852 gene encoding cytochrome b-c1 complex subunit 10: protein MLERFLGPRYRQLARNWLPTVGMWGTVGAVGLVWATDWRLIMDWVPYINGKFKKDD, encoded by the exons ATGTTGGAAAGGTTCCTGGGCCCGCGCTACCGCCAGCTGGCCAGAAACTG GTTACCCACAGTGGGCATGTGGGGCACCGTGGGAGCCGTGGGGCTGGTGTGGGCCACTGACTGGCGGCTGATTATGGACTGGGTGCCCTACATCAACGGCAAGTTCAAGAAGGACGATTAA